In the genome of Pongo pygmaeus isolate AG05252 chromosome 9, NHGRI_mPonPyg2-v2.0_pri, whole genome shotgun sequence, one region contains:
- the LOC129008867 gene encoding olfactory receptor 51B2, with the protein MWPNITAAPFLLTGFPGLEAAHHWISIPFFAVYVCILLGNGMLLYLIKHDHSLHEPMYYFLTMLAGTDLMVTLTTMPTVMGVLWVNHREISSVGCFLQAYFIHSLSVVESGSLLEMAYDRFIAIRNPLRYASILTTTRVIALGVGVFLRGFVSILPVILHLFSFSYCKSHVITCAFCLHQEIMRLACADITFNRLYPVIFISLTIFLDSLIILFSYILILNTVIGIASGEERAKALNTCISHISCVLIFYITVMGLTFIYRFGKNVPEVVHIIMSYIYFLFPPLMNPVIYSIKTKQIQYGIIRLLSKHRFSS; encoded by the coding sequence ATGTGGCCTAATATTACTGCAGCCCCCTTTTTGCTGACTGGTTTTCCAGGGCTAGAGGCAGCTCATCACTGGATCTCCATCCCCTTCTTTGCTGTTTATGTGTGCATCCTTCTGGGCAATGGCATGCTCCTCTACCTCATCAAGCATGACCACAGTCTTCATGAGCCCATGTACTACTTCCTCACCATGCTGGCAGGCACAGACCTCATGGTGACATTGACCACTATGCCTACTGTAATGGGCGTCCTATGGGTGAATCACAGGGAGATTAGCAGTGTGGGCTGCTTCCTACAGGCTTACTTTATTCATTCCCTTTCTGTTGTGGAATCAGGTTCCCTCCTGGAAATGGCATATGATCGTTTCATTGCCATCCGCAATCCTTTGAGATATGCTTCCATTCTCACCACTACTAGAGTCATAGCATTAGGAGTGGGAGTGTTTCTAAGGGGTTTTGTATCCATCCTGCCTGTAATTTtgcatcttttttcattttcatactgcAAATCTCATGTTATCACATGTGCTTTCTGCCTCCACCAAGAAATCATGAGACTGGCTTGTGCTGACATAACTTTCAATAGACTTTACCCTGTAATTTTCATCTCTTTAACAATCTTCCTAGACTCTCTGATCATCCTCTTCTCCTATATTCTAATTCTTAATACTGTCATAGGCATTGCCTCTGGTGAAGAGAGAGCCAAAGCCCTCAATACCTGTATCTCCCACATTAGTTGTGTTCTTATCTTCTACATTACGGTGATGGGTTTGACATTCATCTACAGATTTGGGAAGAATGTGCCAGAGGTTGTCCACATTATCATGAGTTACATCtacttcctctttcctcctttaaTGAACCCTGTCATCTACAGCATCAAAACCAAGCAAATACAATATGGCATTATCCGCCTTTTATCTAAACATAGGTTTAGTAGTTAA
- the LOC129008866 gene encoding olfactory receptor 51B5 produces MSSNGSSHPFLLTGFPGLEAAHHWISVFFLFMYISVLFGNGTLLLLIKGDHNLHEPMYFFLAMLAATDLGLTLTTMPTVLGVLWLDHREIGSAACFSQAYFIHSLSFVESGILLAMAYDRFIAFCNPLRYTSVLTNTRVVKIGLGVLMRGFVSVVPPITPLYFFLYCHSYVLSHAFCLHQDVIKLACADTTFNRPYPVVLVVFIFVLDSLIIFISYVLILKTVLSIASREERAKALNTCVSHICCVLVFYVTVIGLSLIHRFGKQVPHIVHLIMSYVYFLFPPLMNPIIYSVKTKQIQNAILHLFTAHRIGT; encoded by the coding sequence ATGTCATCCAACGGCAGCTCCCATCCCTTCCTGTTGACTGGTTTTCCAGGCTTGGAGGCAGCTCATCACTGGATTTCCGTATTTTTCTTGTTCATGTATATATCCGTCCTTTTTGGCAATGGCACCCTCCTTCTTCTCATTAAGGGAGATCACAATCTTCATGAGCCCATGTACTTCTTTCTGGCCATGCTGGCTGCCACAGACCTGGGGCTGACCCTGACCACAATGCCCACAGTGCTGGGAGTCCTCTGGCTGGATCACAGGGAGATTGGAAGTGCAGCCTGCTTTTCCCAGGCCTACTTTATACACTCACTTTCCTTTGTCGAGTCTGGCATTCTGCTTGCCATGGCCTATGACCGTTTTATTGCCTTCTGCAACCCTCTTAGATATACCTCCGTACTTACTAATACTCGAGTAGTGAAGATTGGGCTGGGAGTTCTGATGAGGGGATTTGTATCTGTTGTTCCCCCAATCACAcccctctatttttttctgtattgtcaCTCCTATGTTCTTTCACATGCATTCTGCCTTCACCAGGATGTCATTAAACTGGCCTGTGCTGATACCACTTTCAACCGACCGTACCCAGTTGTGCTTGTAGTCTTTATATTTGTGCTGGATTCTCTGATTATCTTCATCTCCTATGTGTTGATACTCAAGACTGTCCTGAGCATTGCCTCCAGAGAGGAGAGGGCCAAGGCTCTCAATACCTGTGTCTCCCATATCTGCTGTGTCCTGGTTTTCTATGTCACAGTGATTGGATTGTCTCTGATTCATCGTTTTGGAAAGCAGGTTCCACATATTGTTCACCTCATTATGAGCTATGTCTATTTTCTGTTCCCTCCACTAATGAATCCTATAATATATAGTGTCAAGACCAAGCAGATTCAGAATGCCATTCTTCACCTTTTTACTGCCCATAGAATTGGAACCTGA